Proteins encoded by one window of Acidobacteriota bacterium:
- a CDS encoding VWA domain-containing protein, protein MNSAFGRILLAALLLLLSTQIMAQRQTRKARGDFTLKVDVDLRLLHVTVFDWKEQLVKGLKQDNFEVYEDKIQQEISLFKVEDIPVSLGLVIDNSGSMRGKRNRVNEAAITFAKTSNPEDEIFLINFNDQVFLDQDFTQNLDDLTDALDHIDARGGTALYDAIYLALEHIREGQEEKKAVLVITDGLDRDSRYRFDSVLEFARESYASIYLIGLFDKLSERPRRARKAAKLLQELSVETGGKYFFPESVDEVHAICTEVAHEIRNQYTLGYKPTNLNRDGTWRDVTVRVLGSPKPKGKRKWIARTKRGYYAPTES, encoded by the coding sequence ATGAATTCGGCCTTTGGAAGAATCCTTCTGGCGGCGCTGCTGCTTCTGCTGAGTACCCAGATCATGGCTCAGCGGCAAACCCGGAAAGCCAGGGGCGACTTTACGCTCAAGGTGGACGTGGATCTGAGACTGCTCCACGTCACCGTCTTCGACTGGAAGGAACAGTTGGTAAAAGGGCTGAAGCAGGACAATTTCGAAGTCTACGAAGACAAGATTCAACAGGAGATTTCCCTCTTCAAGGTAGAGGACATACCGGTATCGCTGGGCCTGGTGATCGACAACAGCGGAAGCATGCGGGGCAAACGCAACCGGGTCAATGAAGCCGCCATCACCTTCGCCAAGACCAGCAACCCGGAAGACGAAATCTTCCTCATCAACTTCAACGACCAGGTCTTCCTGGACCAGGACTTCACCCAGAACCTCGATGATCTGACGGATGCTCTGGATCACATCGATGCCCGGGGCGGCACTGCCCTCTATGACGCCATCTACCTGGCCTTGGAGCACATTCGGGAAGGACAGGAAGAAAAGAAGGCCGTACTGGTCATAACCGATGGCCTGGACCGCGACAGCCGCTACCGGTTCGACTCGGTGTTGGAATTTGCCCGGGAGTCCTACGCCAGCATTTACCTGATTGGACTGTTCGACAAACTATCGGAGCGGCCCCGGAGAGCGAGAAAAGCCGCCAAGCTCCTGCAAGAGCTCTCCGTGGAAACGGGGGGAAAGTACTTCTTTCCTGAATCGGTGGACGAGGTGCATGCCATCTGCACCGAGGTGGCCCACGAAATCCGCAATCAGTACACCTTGGGCTACAAGCCCACCAACCTGAACCGGGATGGAACCTGGAGAGACGTTACCGTAAGGGTGCTGGGATCCCCTAAACCCAAGGGCAAACGAAAGTGGATCGCCAGGACCAAACGGGGCTACTACGCCCCTACCGAGAGTTAG
- the dtd gene encoding D-aminoacyl-tRNA deacylase — MRVVVQRVLEASVTVGEEMVGQIGRGLLLYLAVKDGDGPADTEYLVDKVLGLRIFEDDSGKMNRSLKEVGGALLIVSQFTLYGDCRRGRRPSFSMAAPPEAANRLYQSFVERCRQHRITVQTGVFRETMRIRSINDGPVTLLLDSSKSF, encoded by the coding sequence ATGCGTGTCGTGGTGCAACGAGTACTTGAGGCGTCGGTGACGGTGGGTGAGGAGATGGTCGGACAGATCGGCAGGGGATTGCTGCTCTACCTTGCCGTGAAGGACGGAGACGGTCCGGCCGACACCGAATACCTGGTGGACAAAGTGTTGGGGTTGAGGATCTTCGAGGATGACAGCGGCAAAATGAACCGGTCCCTGAAAGAGGTCGGTGGGGCGCTCTTGATTGTCTCGCAGTTCACGCTCTATGGCGATTGCCGTAGGGGCCGCCGACCTTCGTTCTCAATGGCGGCGCCCCCGGAAGCCGCCAATCGCCTCTACCAATCCTTCGTGGAACGCTGCCGGCAGCATCGGATCACGGTCCAGACAGGAGTATTCCGGGAAACGATGAGGATTCGGTCCATCAACGACGGCCCGGTGACACTCCTGCTGGACAGTTCCAAGAGCTTCTAA